The following nucleotide sequence is from Paenibacillus andongensis.
CGGCGCTGTAGATGCAGCGAAGCTTGCTATAGGCAGTGTAGATAGCAGTAAGTTAGCGTTTGGAGCCGTGGACAGCAGTCATCTGGCACCCGGTTCCGTAGACGGATCGAAGCTGACTGCTGGCAGCGTAGATGGCAGCAAGTTGGCCTCTGGCGCAGTGAATAGCAGCCATCTGGCAGACGGTGCGCTGGAAGGATCGAAGCTGACGGTTGGTAGTATTGATGGCAGCAAACTGGCTTATGCCTCTATTAGCAACTTTCATATTGCGAGCGGCAGCATTGACGGAACAAAGCTGAAACCAAGTGCTGTAAGAAATGAGCACATTGCAGATGGATCGCTTTCCGTAACGAAATTAACGGAAAATGTCCTGCAGACGCCAAGTGCACAAAAAAATATTACGCAGCAGTTTGGACTCGTTCCTTTTGAAATGAAACTTCAGGATGAAATGATGGAAGTGGTCTTAAACTTCGATGAGAAGTTTGCGGATGAGAATTATGTGTTAACGGCGATGACGGATCACCAGTCCTGCTATGTATCTGTGAAACAAAAATCGATGGATAACGCGGTAGTATCTATTATGCGTGCCAAGTTTTCACCAGATCAACAAGGTATCGTGAATTGGATAGCTATCGGCAAGAAGTTGTAAATGAAGAGGGCTCAGGTTATTAATAACGGCTAGTGTCGCAGATGCTGCGAGCTAGCCGTTTTTTGTTGTTTAGCGGCGCCACTTTACGTGTGGTTGAATGTCCAATTTTTGAATCAGGGGTATTCGTCCAATTTCCATATATCACGAAAGCATATGATTAAAGAAGTGGATGTGGCTACGCACCATTATAACGCTTGGAAAGGGGTATGTCTTGTGAAGGGTGTTGTACTGGCGGGAGGAACGGGAAGCCGCTTGCGTCCTCTGACGAACATCATCAATAAACATTTGCTTCCAGTCGGTGAATTACCCATGATTCAATATGCCATCGAGAAATTATGCAAAGCCGGCATTCAAGATATTTTATTAATCACGGGAAAACAATCCGCAGGGTTGTACTTGGATTACTTGGGCAGTGGTGAAACGTTTGGTGTCCGTCTTACTTACAAGCTCCAAGATAAAGCCGGGGGGATCGCTCAGGCACTGGCGCTCGCGAAGGAATTCGTGTTGACGGGTGAGAAATTTGTCGTTCTTCTGGGTGATAACTTGTTTGAAGATTCCTTAAGTCCGATAATTGACACCTTCGAGAAGCAGAAAGATGGAGCAATGGTCATTCTAAAGAAGGTGACTGATCCTAGAAGATATGGTGTTGCAAAGATGAAGAATGGCATCATTGAACGGATCGAAGAAAAGCCGGATTATCCGAGCTCGTCTTATGCAGTTACGGGTATTTATTTATTTGATTCTACAGTGTTTGACATTATTAAAAAACAAACGCCTTCCAGTCGAGGCGAACTGGAAATCACTGATGTGAACAATGTGTACGCAGCTGCGGGCAAGCTTACTCATGGGTTCTTTACAGGTTGGTGGATTGATGCCGGGACACATGAATCTCTCTTCCAGGCTACTCTTTTTGTAAGGAAGGAGAACAGCTAATGTCGGTGATTCTAATTACGGGTGGAATGGGATTTATTGGAAGTAACTTTATTTATTACTGGAAGAAAAATCATCCGGAAGATCATTTAATAAATGTTGATTTACTTACGTATGCAGGAAATGAGGATAACCTCAGGTCACTAGATGGGCAAGCTGGTTACCAGTTTGTACTTGGTGATATCGGTCATGTTGGTCTCTTAAACCAATTGATGAAGCAAGGGGTTGACGTGGTTGTCCATTTTGCCGCCGAATCCCATGTGGATCGAAGCATTCATAACCCTCGCAGCTTTGTGCTTACAAATGTAGCAGGGACACAATGCTTATTGGAGGCAGCGAGACAGCATCAGGTTAAGAAGTTCATTCATATTTCGACGGATGAGGTTTATGGATCACTTGGAGACGATGGGGCATTCACCGAAACGACTCCCTTAGCACCGAATTCTCCTTATTCTGCGAGTAAGGCAGGATCGGATATGCTAGTCAGAGCCTACTATGAAACCTATGGGTTCCCGGCTGTGATTACTCGCTGCTCTAATAATTATGGTCCTCGTCAGTTTCCTGAAAAGCTAATTCCACTCATTATTACTCGTGCCCTTCGCAATGAGCAGATTCCGATATATGGCGATGGATTGAATATACGAGATTGGTTGTATGTGGAAGACCACTGTTCAGCGATTGAACGAGTGATTGAGGATGGCGTACCTGGGGAGGTTTACAATATCGGCGGACAAAATGAACGAACGAATTTGGAGGTTGCCAAAAGCATTCTGAAGCTGCTTAACAAAACGGAGGATTTGATCCACTTCGTATCAGACCGGCCTGGACATGATCGTCGGTATGCGATTGATAGTAGCAAAATTCGCCGTGAACTGGGCTGGGTGCCGTCCTATTCATTTGAATCGGGACTAAAGAAGACACTGGATTGGTATGTGCAAGAACACGAATGGTGTGCACGTATTGCAGACGGATCTTATCGCGCCCAAACAGAAGCTGATCGCACATGAAAATATTAATTACTGGAGCCGGTGGACAGCTCGGCTATGATCTCATTCGTGTGTTTGGCCTCGTTCATGAAGTATCAGCTTGGCGCAAAGACCAATTTGACGTGAGCGATGAGAAGAAAGTCATGGACATCCTTCTACAAGAGCGACCGGATGTTGTTATTCATGCTGCTGCTTATACGAATGTCGATAAGGCGGAAGTAGAGACGGAGCTAGCCTATCAAGTGAATGCATTGGGAGCCCTGCACATTGCAAAGGCTTGCGAGAAAATCGGTGCCAAGCTTGTATATGTGAGTACCGACTATGTGTTTGATGGAACGAAGGAAACCCCGTATGAAGAGGGGGATATCACCAATCCAAACAATATATATGGTCATTCTAAGCTGCTTGGAGAGAAATTCGTCAGAATGACCTGCTCGAAACGTTTTGTCGTACGTACGTCTTGGTTATATGGCACCAAAGGAGCTAACTTTGTTACCAAGGTGTTGGAAAAGGCACAATCGGGAGGACCTCTGTCCATTGTAGATGATCAATTCGGCTCACCCACGTATGGTTTGGATCTGGCGATCTTTCTTCGAGAACTGATTGAAACGGACAGGTATGGCATTTATCACGCATCGAATCAAGGGGTGTGCTCTAGATATGAATTTGCCTTGCACATTTTGAAGATCGCTCAAATGGAGCATGTTCCGCTGATTCCTGTTCATTCGGATTCGTTTCCACTGCCTGCGGCAAGACCGATGTACTCGGCATTTGCTCATAAAGCTATGGCTGACAATGGCTTTACCCCGATGAGAGATTGGAAATCGGCGCTGAACTTTTTCTTGAAGATCGATCATATTTATCCAGCAGCCTTAGAAAAGAAGGTGTGAGATGAGCAAAACGATTGCTACTCGTCCGTATGGTCCGAAAATGGGTAGAAAACGTGGACTTCAGAAAGGTAAAGAACATGGCATCCGGATGGGGCGGTGCCAGTTTGTTACTGACTCGATGCGACCTGAACCCTTACCACTCCGAGATGCCAGAGTGTTATTTATCATTCAAGGTTTCGATGCCATTGACCAAGGAATTGCCCAGGGCCTGCGACAAACGGTCCGAGAAGCTTTTACAGCAACTGCTGTCGACATGCTCCGTTTGGCGGCAGAGCTTCAACCGAACCTTGTGCTGGTCATGAATGGTCTTCATGTCTTTCCGGCTGATCACACAGACCATGTCGATCAAGTGAGACAGATGGGCATACGCACGGCGATTTGGTTTGCGGATGATCCCTATTTTACCGATCATACGGTCACACTTGCTCCTCACTACGATTACGTGTTTACGCATGAATTGAGCTGTGTAGCGCTCTATCGGGAAGTTGGTTGTGGCCAGGTCCATTACTTACCCTTGGCAGTCAATACGGCTGTTTTTAAGCCTACGCATGTTAGTCCCGAATATCGAAGTGATATCTGCTTTATTGGAAATGGGTTTCCGAACCGGATCGCCCTATTTAATGAGCTGACTCCATTCTTAGCGGATAAAAAAGTGCTGATTGCAGGGGGATTATGGGAACAACTAGAGGGATTTGATTTGCTAAAGAAGGGCATTAAGCTGCAATGGATACCTATTGAAGAGTCTGTGAAGTATTATAACGGAGCCAAAATTGTCATTAACGTTCATCGCCAAACCTATCATGAAATGTACAACAAAAATAGTAGAAATATCCCGGGTCATTCGGTTAATCCAAGAACGTATGAGATTTCTGGGTGCGGTACGCTGCAAATTACAGATCACCGTCACGATTTGGATATGTATTATACGCCCGGTTACGATATCGAGACCTTTCATAATTCGGCAGAACTTATCCTGAAGATGAAACATTACTTGAGACATGAAGAGGATAGGCTGCGAATTGCGATAAGAAGCTTACGAAGAACAATGAATGAACATACGTTTGCGATTCGATTAGTCAAGCTGATGGACATTGTATTTGCCTAGAAAGGAGTGCAGAAGATGGCCGAAGTCAAGAAGAGTTCTTCCTCGAGAAGGGGAAAAAAGAACGGTTATGAAGCGGGCTATTCCAACGGAGTTAGGTTAGGGCTATGCGAAGCTATTATTCATAAAGCGATTCGTGATCGGATACCTAACCCCGTTTGGGATGTGCGAGTGTTATATGTAACGTCGGGTAAAGGATTTCCTTACGAGCCCTTGGATCATGCGATTATTGGCAGCTTGCGTCCATTAGTCCGTGAATTAATTATTGGGAATTGTGATAATGATCCGATTCGTATCGGCAGACCAGAGGCAAATCTCGAAACGCTTGCTGCGGTCTATCATCCCGACCTGATGATTGTTCTAGATGGGATGAATTTATCTCTAGATGTGGTAGATCGGATTCGCAGTATGGGCATCCGTACAGCCATATGGCTTACGGATGACCCCTATTACACGGACATTACCGTCTCTTATGCGACCCACTACGATTTCATGTTCACGTTGGAAGTGAATTGCGTGTCGCTATATAAGGAAATGGGATGCCCTCAGGTTCATTATTTACCGCTTGCCTTTCAACCGGATATGTTTCGACCAAAGCGCATTCCACATGGTATGCATCGGGATATCAGTTTCATCGGATCTGCCTATTGGAACCGGGTGGCGTTGTTTGATCGGCTGGCTCCCTATTTGTCAAACAAACGGATCCTCATTTCCGGTATATGGTGGGAGCGTCTGAAGCACTATAAGCTGCTTGCGCCACAGATTCAGCTCAATACTTGGATGCAGCCGGAGCATACCGCGAATGTTTATAATGGAGCCAAAATCGTCATTAATATGCACCGAGCCTATGATGACCAGGCATATAACAATAACAGCCGGCAAATTCTTGGAGCCTCCCCCAATCCGCGAACTTTCGAGATATCCGGCTGCGGTGTGCTTCAATTAACGGATGTACGCGACGACTTAGTTAACTTTTATACACCAGGTTACGATATTGTCACCTATACATCACCAGAAGATCTGGTGGAGAAGATGGAATACTATTTGCTACACGATGAAGAACGCAAACTAATAGCTATGCGAGGATTGTATCGTACAATGCGAGATCACACCTATGCGAATAGGCTGTCTAACATGCTCGCTATTGTTTTCGGACAACAAGGATGAGAACACCGGTCCTAATGATAAGGAAGCTGAGGTGCATAGACAGTGAACAAAAAGATAAAAGTGCGGAAACTGAAGCTTAAAATAACCCTCCGTAAAAAGAGACCTGCTGCGCAAAGTAAGCTTCATCCAAAGAAGAAACTAATTGTGAAAAAAAAGTTGCGGGCAGGCCGTCATGTGAAATTGTCCCGACGGGGAACAAGACATAGAATCAGCAAGCACCGCAGAATAGCCTATAATGCAGCCTTCGATGAAGCCTATAATGAGGGCTTCAGCATTGGCTTCGCGCAAGGTTATGCTTTGGAGCAAGAACAGCCGACCGTTTAATCCAGCAAACGATGGCCAATGCATTCATGGAAGGAGGTGAATTCCATACCTGTGTCTTAGAGGCAGGTATGTTACACATGTCAACTCCACAACGACCAAAAATTTTATTATTTTCCCATATTTGCAATCCTAATCATATTACGGGTGCAGAAAAAATGCTGCTCTTTATGACTTTGGAACTTGGAAGGAATTTTGCATGTACGTTAGTGGTCCCCAGAGAAGGACTTTTAGCTGTAGAAGCTAGAAACCATGGCATTAACACGGTTGTCCAATCGTTCCCTCTTTTATATGAGATGTATCATCCCTCAGCAGCTTTACCCCACCTTTTCCAGGAGTTGCTTCTTCATTCAGAACTGCCAGGCTTAATCGATCTTCTATTCATTCATGAGCCGGAAATGGTCATCACGAATACTTGCATTAACATTTTACCAGCCGTGGCCGCTAAGAGACTGGGGATTCCTGTAACGTGGGTCATTGCGGAGACGACTCTAATCAATGAATTCACACCTTTCAGTGTAGAGCTCATGGACCAATATGCGGACTGGATTGTGGGTATTTCGGGTACAACCATGCAGCCTCTTCAGAGCATTATGAGCAGCAACAAAAAGTTCGTACTTCCTCCATCATGGCATACAGAGCAATATAACCCTAGTGAGTGGCCGTTAAGAAGGCAAAGTAAACGTGCGGAAATCGGCATCTATGATGAGCGGCCCGTCATCGGATACATTTCCTCCGATATTTACGCGAATAAAGGGCTGGACCATTTCATTCAGATGGGGATTCACATTTGCGAAACGAATCGGATGGTCCACTTTATGATTACAGGCAAACCAACTGACCCTGTCTATATGGAATCCTGCAGACAAATGATCTTGATCTCAGGCTACTCCTCTCAATTCTCCTTCCTCCCTTTTGACGCCAACATTCAATCTATTTACCCAGCGATGGATATCGTTGTTGTTCCTAGTCTTATGAACGAGGGATTTGGATTAACGGCCTTAGAAGGTCTCATTTTTGGTAAAGCCGTTGTTGCTTATCGCTCAGGTGGATTGGAAGAAATACTCCATTCAACGGGAAATGAAGCCTTTCTGGCTCAAAAAGGAGATGTTCGTGATCTCACAATTAAGGTTCAGTATTTATTATCGGATCACCAAAACCGCCAGAAAATAGGGAATAAGAACAGCCAAGTGATTCATCAAGTGTTTGGGATTGAAGCTTACCGTGGCCGTTTGGGAAGTTTTCTTTCTCATCTCGGGCCTGTCTTGGAATCAAGGCGGATGGATCGGCAGAATTCTCCTAGGTTTCCTGAACATTTCCTGCTGAAAGGGGAATCCTCACATACGGTATTCGTCATTGAGCAGGGCCTTAAGCGCCCGATTTCTACGGGTGTAGATTTCAGTTTTTATAAATTTGATTGGAACCGAGTTGGGACTGTAGATGATCGCCAGCTAGCCATGCATCCGACAGGTACTCCCATTCGTGCTGAAGAGCCTTTTCTGACATATGCCCCAGCGATTTATGTAGCGAGAGGACAGGGGCCAACCGTTTACCTTATGCAGCATGGGGTGAGATATCCTTTTATGTCAGAAAGTGCTCTTCAGCGTTACGGGTACGCGATGTCACAGATCGTCTTGCTTCCGGAGAGCGGTATCGCTTCTTACACGCAAGGTCTTCCGATTGGTGGAGGCGAGAAAGCTGCGCAAAAGGGTCCTAGGCGAAAAAGTAAAGCTAAGCTGATCATGAAGAAAAAAACAAAAAAAGGAACAAAGCTGAGAAAGGGCACTCGCAGGTTTGCCAAGGGTGGTTTCAAAGCACGCAAACGGAAAGTAGCCCAAGCGAAAAAGTCGATAAGAGGACGCGGGCAGGCTAGACGTCGTGCAAAAAAGGTAAAGGCAGGACAACGTCCTAAGCATAAAAGAATCGTGAAGGTAGGCGGAAAAAGATGAAAATCGCGACTGTTTTGGGGACTCGTCCCGAAATTATCCGGCTGAGTCTCATTATTCAGAAGCTGGATGAACTGGCCGAACAGCATGTGCTCATTCACACAGGACAGAATTTCACTTCTACGCTTAGCGACGTGTTTTTCGAGGAGCTGGGGCTGCGCCAACCCGATTATATGCTGCAGAACCAGCAGCGTACGTTAGGAGGGCAGCTCTCAGTCCTTTTCGCAGAGCTGGAACGCATATTTACACTTGAACGCCCGGATAAAGTGCTTGTTCTGGGTGACACGAACAGCGCGCTCAGCAGCATCCTTGCCGAGCGAATGGGTATTCCTGTGATTCACATGGAAGCGGGTAACCGCTGTTTCGATCTCGGTGTACCGGAAGAGAAGAACCGAAAAGTGATCGATGCGATTTCTAGCATTAATATGCCATACACCCGTTACAGCCGAGACAATCTGCTTAGGGAGGGCGTACCCAGTCATCGTATTATCGTCACAGGGAATCCCATTAATGAAGTGCTGATTCATTATGAGACACGTATTGAACAAAGTGACATTCTTGAAAAGCTGGATCTGAAAGGTGAGCCTTACTTTCTGGTTACAACGCATCGTGCTGAAAATGTGGATCATCCTGAACGACTCCAACAAATTCTCCAAGGACTTAATCTGGTTGCTGAAACCTTTGGACATAAAGTCATTTGCAGCATTCATCCCCGTACCCAATCACGACTCGAGAAGGATGGCATGGTCACGATGCATCCACTCGTTCAATTTCATGAGCCATTTGGATTTTTCGACTTTGTGCATCTGGAGAAGCATGCGTTCTGTGTCTTGACAGACAGCGGCACCGTTCAAGAGGAATGCTGCATTTTTCATGTGCCGACGGTGACCATCCGAACGACAACTGAACGGCCTGAAACCGTCGATTGCGGAAGCAATGTGGTTTCTGGTCTCCGAGCTGAGCAAATATTGAACGCGGTTAAAGTGATGGTGAGTTTTCCAGCAGGGTGGCATTGCCCGGATGGCTATTTAGATACAAATGTATCGCAAAAAGTCGTTCAATATTTATTAGGAGGTAAAGATAATGTTTGCTAACGCGACAATCTTAGTGACCGGTGGGACGGGATCCTGGGGTTATGAACTCATAGAACAGCTGCTTCGGGAAAATCCCAAGAAGATTATTGTATTCTCCCGTAATGAATCGACACAGGTAGCAATGAAGCGGACCTTTGAGGATGCCAGACTGAGCTTCTGTATTGGGGATATAAGGGATAAAGAGGCTTTGATGAAAGCTTGTGAAAAGGTTGATTATTTATTCCATCTGGCGGCGCTCAAGCATGTTCCCGTCTGTGAGGACCAACCTTACGAAGCTTTAAAGACGAACGTGGTGGGAACGCAGAATGTTATTGAAGCGGCTATCGAGAACAAAGTGAAGAAAGTTATTAACATTTCGACCGATAAGGCAGCAAACCCTTCCAATTTCTATGGCATGACGAAGGCAATTGGAGAGAAACTTATCGTATATGCCAACCTGTTGAGTTCACATACCAAATTCGTTAACGTTCGTGGAGGCAATGTACTAGGTACGAATGGTAGCGTCATTCACTTGTTCATGAAGCAAATTCAGGAAAAGAATCAAGTAGGCATCACGGATAAAAACATGACGCGATTCTTCATGACGAAGCACGAAGCGATTAAGTTGATGCTTAGAGGCGCAGAAGTAGGGCAGGGTGGGGAAACATTCGTAATAACAATGCCTACATGTAAAATTATGGATTTGGCTGAGGTGCTGATCGAAGAGTTAGGGAATCAGGATGTGGAAGTAGTTGAGCTTGGCGTACGACCGGGGGAAAAAATCCATGAAATTTTGCTTTCTGAGTTTGAAAGCCAATTTACTGTTGCCTATGACGATGATCACTTGGTCATTTTGCCAACGATCGATATCCCCGGACTTAAGAAGCATTATGAGAATTTCCCGAAAGTGCCGTACGAAAGTTTCAGCTCGGAAGAACCGTTGATGTCGAAAGCGGATATTAAAAAAATGCTCGTTAAAGGGGGGTTTCTAGGATGACGCGGAAGCTGCTCATCTTCGGTGGGCAGGGAATGCTTGGTCATTTACTGGTTCGGTACTTTGGCGAATGCAGCAGCTATCATGTTCAGTACACAACAAGGGATAAACAAGATCCAAAGGGACTTTACTTAGATGCCATGGATCCCGTGCTCG
It contains:
- a CDS encoding sugar phosphate nucleotidyltransferase, which translates into the protein MKGVVLAGGTGSRLRPLTNIINKHLLPVGELPMIQYAIEKLCKAGIQDILLITGKQSAGLYLDYLGSGETFGVRLTYKLQDKAGGIAQALALAKEFVLTGEKFVVLLGDNLFEDSLSPIIDTFEKQKDGAMVILKKVTDPRRYGVAKMKNGIIERIEEKPDYPSSSYAVTGIYLFDSTVFDIIKKQTPSSRGELEITDVNNVYAAAGKLTHGFFTGWWIDAGTHESLFQATLFVRKENS
- the rfbB gene encoding dTDP-glucose 4,6-dehydratase, which codes for MSVILITGGMGFIGSNFIYYWKKNHPEDHLINVDLLTYAGNEDNLRSLDGQAGYQFVLGDIGHVGLLNQLMKQGVDVVVHFAAESHVDRSIHNPRSFVLTNVAGTQCLLEAARQHQVKKFIHISTDEVYGSLGDDGAFTETTPLAPNSPYSASKAGSDMLVRAYYETYGFPAVITRCSNNYGPRQFPEKLIPLIITRALRNEQIPIYGDGLNIRDWLYVEDHCSAIERVIEDGVPGEVYNIGGQNERTNLEVAKSILKLLNKTEDLIHFVSDRPGHDRRYAIDSSKIRRELGWVPSYSFESGLKKTLDWYVQEHEWCARIADGSYRAQTEADRT
- the rfbD gene encoding dTDP-4-dehydrorhamnose reductase; this translates as MKILITGAGGQLGYDLIRVFGLVHEVSAWRKDQFDVSDEKKVMDILLQERPDVVIHAAAYTNVDKAEVETELAYQVNALGALHIAKACEKIGAKLVYVSTDYVFDGTKETPYEEGDITNPNNIYGHSKLLGEKFVRMTCSKRFVVRTSWLYGTKGANFVTKVLEKAQSGGPLSIVDDQFGSPTYGLDLAIFLRELIETDRYGIYHASNQGVCSRYEFALHILKIAQMEHVPLIPVHSDSFPLPAARPMYSAFAHKAMADNGFTPMRDWKSALNFFLKIDHIYPAALEKKV
- a CDS encoding CgeB family protein: MSKTIATRPYGPKMGRKRGLQKGKEHGIRMGRCQFVTDSMRPEPLPLRDARVLFIIQGFDAIDQGIAQGLRQTVREAFTATAVDMLRLAAELQPNLVLVMNGLHVFPADHTDHVDQVRQMGIRTAIWFADDPYFTDHTVTLAPHYDYVFTHELSCVALYREVGCGQVHYLPLAVNTAVFKPTHVSPEYRSDICFIGNGFPNRIALFNELTPFLADKKVLIAGGLWEQLEGFDLLKKGIKLQWIPIEESVKYYNGAKIVINVHRQTYHEMYNKNSRNIPGHSVNPRTYEISGCGTLQITDHRHDLDMYYTPGYDIETFHNSAELILKMKHYLRHEEDRLRIAIRSLRRTMNEHTFAIRLVKLMDIVFA
- a CDS encoding CgeB family protein, giving the protein MAEVKKSSSSRRGKKNGYEAGYSNGVRLGLCEAIIHKAIRDRIPNPVWDVRVLYVTSGKGFPYEPLDHAIIGSLRPLVRELIIGNCDNDPIRIGRPEANLETLAAVYHPDLMIVLDGMNLSLDVVDRIRSMGIRTAIWLTDDPYYTDITVSYATHYDFMFTLEVNCVSLYKEMGCPQVHYLPLAFQPDMFRPKRIPHGMHRDISFIGSAYWNRVALFDRLAPYLSNKRILISGIWWERLKHYKLLAPQIQLNTWMQPEHTANVYNGAKIVINMHRAYDDQAYNNNSRQILGASPNPRTFEISGCGVLQLTDVRDDLVNFYTPGYDIVTYTSPEDLVEKMEYYLLHDEERKLIAMRGLYRTMRDHTYANRLSNMLAIVFGQQG
- a CDS encoding glycosyltransferase family 4 protein produces the protein MTLELGRNFACTLVVPREGLLAVEARNHGINTVVQSFPLLYEMYHPSAALPHLFQELLLHSELPGLIDLLFIHEPEMVITNTCINILPAVAAKRLGIPVTWVIAETTLINEFTPFSVELMDQYADWIVGISGTTMQPLQSIMSSNKKFVLPPSWHTEQYNPSEWPLRRQSKRAEIGIYDERPVIGYISSDIYANKGLDHFIQMGIHICETNRMVHFMITGKPTDPVYMESCRQMILISGYSSQFSFLPFDANIQSIYPAMDIVVVPSLMNEGFGLTALEGLIFGKAVVAYRSGGLEEILHSTGNEAFLAQKGDVRDLTIKVQYLLSDHQNRQKIGNKNSQVIHQVFGIEAYRGRLGSFLSHLGPVLESRRMDRQNSPRFPEHFLLKGESSHTVFVIEQGLKRPISTGVDFSFYKFDWNRVGTVDDRQLAMHPTGTPIRAEEPFLTYAPAIYVARGQGPTVYLMQHGVRYPFMSESALQRYGYAMSQIVLLPESGIASYTQGLPIGGGEKAAQKGPRRKSKAKLIMKKKTKKGTKLRKGTRRFAKGGFKARKRKVAQAKKSIRGRGQARRRAKKVKAGQRPKHKRIVKVGGKR
- the wecB gene encoding non-hydrolyzing UDP-N-acetylglucosamine 2-epimerase; the encoded protein is MKIATVLGTRPEIIRLSLIIQKLDELAEQHVLIHTGQNFTSTLSDVFFEELGLRQPDYMLQNQQRTLGGQLSVLFAELERIFTLERPDKVLVLGDTNSALSSILAERMGIPVIHMEAGNRCFDLGVPEEKNRKVIDAISSINMPYTRYSRDNLLREGVPSHRIIVTGNPINEVLIHYETRIEQSDILEKLDLKGEPYFLVTTHRAENVDHPERLQQILQGLNLVAETFGHKVICSIHPRTQSRLEKDGMVTMHPLVQFHEPFGFFDFVHLEKHAFCVLTDSGTVQEECCIFHVPTVTIRTTTERPETVDCGSNVVSGLRAEQILNAVKVMVSFPAGWHCPDGYLDTNVSQKVVQYLLGGKDNVC
- a CDS encoding polysaccharide biosynthesis protein; protein product: MFANATILVTGGTGSWGYELIEQLLRENPKKIIVFSRNESTQVAMKRTFEDARLSFCIGDIRDKEALMKACEKVDYLFHLAALKHVPVCEDQPYEALKTNVVGTQNVIEAAIENKVKKVINISTDKAANPSNFYGMTKAIGEKLIVYANLLSSHTKFVNVRGGNVLGTNGSVIHLFMKQIQEKNQVGITDKNMTRFFMTKHEAIKLMLRGAEVGQGGETFVITMPTCKIMDLAEVLIEELGNQDVEVVELGVRPGEKIHEILLSEFESQFTVAYDDDHLVILPTIDIPGLKKHYENFPKVPYESFSSEEPLMSKADIKKMLVKGGFLG